Proteins encoded in a region of the Mucilaginibacter sabulilitoris genome:
- a CDS encoding IS1096 element passenger TnpR family protein, whose product MALYRFRVTFEDYDDVIREIDVKSNQTFEDLHRAIHQSTGYNPEFSSSFYISNDQWTKGEEITYLPNQKRIDRGVSLMSNVKLLSFIDDPHQKFYYTFNFDRPFDFHVELMKIILDETAGTVYPAVIKSVGEAPKQFGNVFNPTIIPPTSEDFDFLNEMAFNPEDTEDFSEVTDTEVDELPEEKHEEEEEEDDEFGNEFADDEGFDDDDKPHRGGGDDY is encoded by the coding sequence ATGGCACTATACAGGTTTAGGGTTACTTTCGAGGATTATGATGATGTGATAAGAGAGATTGATGTAAAATCAAATCAAACCTTCGAGGATCTTCACCGCGCAATACACCAGTCAACCGGATATAATCCGGAGTTTTCGTCTTCTTTTTATATCAGTAATGATCAATGGACAAAAGGTGAGGAAATTACCTATTTGCCCAACCAAAAAAGAATTGACCGTGGTGTATCACTAATGAGCAATGTAAAGCTGCTGAGTTTTATTGATGACCCGCATCAGAAGTTTTACTATACCTTTAATTTCGACCGCCCGTTTGATTTTCATGTGGAACTGATGAAGATCATTCTGGATGAAACAGCGGGCACCGTTTACCCTGCTGTTATAAAATCGGTTGGTGAAGCGCCTAAACAATTTGGCAACGTATTTAATCCCACCATTATACCACCAACCAGTGAAGACTTTGACTTCCTGAACGAAATGGCTTTCAACCCGGAAGATACTGAAGATTTTTCTGAAGTAACAGATACTGAAGTAGATGAACTACCGGAAGAAAAACACGAGGAGGAAGAAGAAGAGGACGATGAATTTGGGAACGAATTTGCCGACGACGAAGGCTTTGATGATGACGACAAGCCACATCGTGGCGGCGGTGATGATTATTAA
- the rfbA gene encoding glucose-1-phosphate thymidylyltransferase RfbA: MKGIILAGGSGTRLYPITRAISKQLMPIYDKPMIYYPLSVLMQADIREILIITTAEDNDGFKRLLGDGTELGCKFEYAIQEKPNGLAQAFVIGEKFIGEDKVALILGDNIFYGTGFSELIRGFNDVDGAAIFAYHVADPERYGVVEFDNNFKALSIEEKPTKPKSRFAVPGLYFYDNSVIQIAKDLKPSTRGEYEITDVNKYYLEQGNLHVGVMDKGTAWLDTGTFDSLSDATEYVRVIEKRQSYKIGCIEEVAYRGGFINDDQLKLLIDKYLKSGYGKYLQGLLP; this comes from the coding sequence ATGAAAGGAATTATTTTAGCCGGTGGATCAGGTACCAGGCTATATCCCATTACCAGGGCAATAAGCAAACAGTTAATGCCTATTTATGATAAACCGATGATCTATTATCCACTATCGGTATTAATGCAAGCCGATATCAGGGAAATATTGATTATCACTACTGCTGAGGATAATGATGGGTTTAAACGCTTGCTCGGTGACGGAACTGAACTAGGCTGCAAATTTGAATATGCAATACAAGAAAAACCTAACGGGCTCGCGCAAGCGTTTGTAATTGGAGAAAAGTTTATAGGCGAGGATAAAGTGGCCTTGATCCTCGGAGATAATATATTTTATGGTACAGGTTTTAGCGAACTCATCAGAGGCTTTAATGATGTGGATGGCGCGGCCATTTTCGCTTATCATGTGGCTGATCCGGAAAGATATGGGGTTGTTGAATTTGATAATAATTTTAAAGCTTTATCTATTGAGGAGAAACCGACTAAACCAAAGTCAAGATTTGCGGTACCAGGATTATATTTCTATGATAATAGTGTTATACAGATTGCTAAAGATCTTAAACCCTCAACTCGTGGAGAATATGAAATTACAGATGTAAATAAATATTACTTGGAACAGGGTAATTTGCATGTTGGAGTGATGGATAAAGGTACAGCGTGGCTTGATACCGGAACTTTTGATTCCTTAAGCGACGCGACCGAATACGTACGTGTGATCGAAAAGCGCCAATCATATAAAATTGGTTGTATTGAGGAGGTGGCTTATCGTGGCGGTTTTATCAATGACGATCAATTGAAATTATTAATAGATAAATATTTAAAAAGCGGTTACGGCAAATATCTGCAAGGCTTATTGCCATAG
- a CDS encoding mannose-1-phosphate guanylyltransferase, producing the protein MNKNNYAIIMAGGIGSRFWPISRSSHPKQFIDILGTGKTLIQNTYERFLKVCPQENIYIVTNENYTKLVKSQLPELTDQQILTEPVMRNTAPCVAYGCFKIERLNPNAVIVVAPSDQQILDEEAFVSAIDKSLQTAAENDCLITLGIKPSRPDTGYGYIQYTDQVIHHDFHKVKTFTEKPTLEIAKTFLQSGDFLWNAGIFVWSAEAIVKAFGQHLPEMHEIFADARPVYNTEEEKAYIHKAYQQCINISIDYGVMEKADNVYVLPSEFGWSDLGTWASIYDLADKDYVGNAVIPSEKVIMYDSSNCMVNVPGEKLVILQGLHDYIVVESNNTLLVCPRDQEQNVKQVVADVKSKFGTKYI; encoded by the coding sequence ATGAATAAAAACAATTATGCGATCATAATGGCGGGAGGGATTGGGAGCCGTTTCTGGCCAATCAGCCGATCATCCCACCCCAAGCAGTTTATAGATATATTGGGCACAGGCAAAACGCTGATACAAAACACCTACGAAAGGTTCCTGAAAGTTTGCCCGCAGGAGAACATCTATATAGTAACGAATGAAAACTATACCAAACTGGTTAAAAGCCAGCTACCGGAGTTAACCGACCAGCAGATACTGACCGAACCGGTCATGCGTAATACAGCCCCCTGTGTGGCCTATGGCTGTTTTAAAATAGAACGCCTTAACCCCAATGCCGTTATTGTGGTAGCCCCCTCAGACCAGCAGATCCTGGATGAGGAAGCCTTTGTAAGCGCCATTGACAAATCGCTGCAGACAGCGGCCGAAAATGACTGCCTGATCACCCTGGGTATCAAACCCTCGCGGCCGGATACGGGCTATGGCTATATCCAGTACACCGACCAGGTGATCCACCATGATTTTCATAAGGTAAAAACCTTTACCGAGAAACCCACGCTGGAGATAGCCAAAACGTTTTTACAAAGCGGGGATTTTTTATGGAACGCGGGGATCTTTGTATGGTCGGCCGAGGCGATCGTGAAGGCCTTTGGCCAGCATTTACCCGAAATGCACGAGATATTTGCCGATGCCCGTCCGGTTTATAACACCGAAGAGGAGAAAGCCTATATCCATAAAGCCTACCAGCAATGCATCAATATTTCGATAGACTATGGTGTAATGGAAAAGGCAGACAATGTGTATGTACTGCCCTCGGAGTTTGGCTGGAGCGACCTGGGTACCTGGGCCTCCATTTATGACCTGGCCGACAAGGATTATGTAGGCAATGCGGTGATCCCATCAGAAAAAGTGATCATGTACGATTCCTCGAACTGTATGGTAAATGTACCGGGCGAAAAGCTGGTGATATTGCAGGGGCTGCATGACTACATCGTGGTAGAATCAAACAACACCCTGCTGGTATGCCCTCGCGACCAGGAACAGAATGTAAAACAAGTAGTGGCCGATGTGAAAAGCAAATTCGGTACTAAATATATTTAA
- the cysD gene encoding sulfate adenylyltransferase subunit CysD: MHKYYLTHLQELESEAIYVIREVVAQFDRPAILFSGGKDSIVVTHLARKAFWPAKIPMPLIHIDTGHNFPETMAFRDKLVDDLGVQLIVGSVQEAIDKGRAVEESGINASRNELQIVTLLDAIEGNKIDAAIGGARRDEEKARSKERFFSHRDEFGQWDPKNQRPELWNIFNGRKRMGEHFRVFPISNWTEMDIWNYILQENIAIPSLYFAHNREAVYRDGTWLPASEFLVLRDGEKIENKLMRFRTLGDITITGGIESDADTLEKIVAEVSATRSTERGNRSDDKRSDTSMEDRKKQGYF; encoded by the coding sequence ATGCACAAATATTATCTTACTCATCTGCAGGAATTAGAATCAGAGGCCATTTATGTTATCAGGGAAGTTGTGGCCCAATTTGATCGTCCTGCCATTCTGTTTTCGGGCGGAAAAGATTCCATAGTTGTAACCCACCTGGCACGTAAGGCCTTTTGGCCTGCCAAAATCCCTATGCCGCTTATACATATTGATACCGGGCATAACTTCCCCGAAACAATGGCATTCAGGGATAAACTGGTTGATGATCTGGGTGTACAGCTTATTGTTGGCTCGGTACAGGAGGCTATTGATAAAGGCCGTGCGGTTGAAGAAAGTGGTATTAACGCCAGCCGTAATGAACTGCAGATAGTTACACTGCTTGATGCAATTGAAGGTAATAAAATTGATGCTGCTATTGGAGGTGCCCGTCGCGATGAGGAAAAAGCACGTTCAAAGGAACGCTTCTTTTCGCACCGTGATGAGTTTGGCCAGTGGGACCCTAAAAACCAACGCCCCGAGCTTTGGAATATATTTAACGGCCGTAAAAGAATGGGTGAGCACTTCAGAGTGTTCCCTATCAGTAACTGGACCGAAATGGATATATGGAACTACATATTGCAGGAAAATATTGCTATCCCTTCGCTTTATTTTGCCCACAACCGTGAGGCCGTTTACCGCGATGGCACCTGGCTGCCGGCATCCGAGTTCCTGGTATTGCGCGATGGTGAAAAAATTGAGAACAAGCTGATGCGTTTCCGCACCCTTGGTGACATTACCATTACCGGCGGCATCGAATCTGATGCAGATACACTTGAAAAAATTGTAGCTGAAGTGTCGGCCACCCGCAGCACCGAACGTGGTAACAGAAGTGACGATAAACGCTCTGATACTTCAATGGAAGACAGGAAAAAACAAGGTTATTTTTAA
- the rfbD gene encoding dTDP-4-dehydrorhamnose reductase: MQNIIVFGASGQLGHCLKAVAASKQINNIFFPPEGEANILDADALSKLFEQYKPAYAINCAAYTAVDKAEDDIDIARKINRTGAANLAAQCKNHDTVLVHISTDFVFKGDKPYPLVESDVAEPISVYGLTKLEGEQDIVDILPRHYILRTSWLYSEYGNNFVKTMLKLGADREELKIIADQIGSPTYGIDLAAAILDIITSDSERFGIYHYSNEGVTSWYDFAKGIFDLVGSKVKVYPIRTSEYPTKATRPAFSVMDKAKIKSTFNIQIPYWRDSLIVCLERLK, encoded by the coding sequence ATGCAAAATATCATAGTTTTCGGGGCTTCCGGACAATTAGGACATTGCTTAAAAGCTGTTGCCGCATCAAAACAGATCAACAATATTTTTTTTCCACCCGAAGGTGAAGCCAATATTTTGGATGCTGATGCGCTGTCAAAATTGTTTGAGCAATATAAACCTGCCTATGCCATTAACTGCGCAGCTTATACCGCGGTTGACAAAGCTGAAGATGATATTGATATAGCAAGGAAAATAAACCGTACAGGCGCTGCCAACCTTGCAGCACAATGTAAAAACCACGATACGGTATTAGTACACATATCAACAGATTTTGTTTTTAAAGGTGATAAGCCCTATCCGCTTGTTGAAAGCGATGTAGCCGAACCTATTAGCGTATACGGGCTTACCAAGCTGGAAGGTGAACAGGATATTGTTGACATACTGCCCCGTCATTATATTTTACGTACTAGCTGGTTATATTCTGAGTATGGCAACAACTTTGTAAAAACAATGCTCAAATTGGGTGCTGATCGTGAGGAGCTGAAAATTATTGCCGATCAGATAGGCTCGCCAACTTATGGCATCGACCTCGCTGCGGCTATCTTGGATATCATAACATCGGACAGTGAGCGTTTCGGCATTTACCACTACAGCAATGAAGGCGTAACCTCATGGTATGATTTTGCTAAAGGCATATTTGACCTTGTAGGAAGCAAAGTAAAAGTTTATCCTATACGTACAAGTGAATACCCAACCAAGGCAACACGTCCGGCATTTTCGGTAATGGATAAGGCAAAAATCAAAAGCACGTTCAATATCCAGATACCTTACTGGCGCGATAGCCTCATCGTTTGTTTAGAGAGATTAAAATAA
- the cysN gene encoding sulfate adenylyltransferase subunit CysN — protein MELLRFTTAGSVDDGKSTLIGRLLYDSKSIFEDQMAAVKQSSERKGLQHIDLSLLTDGLRSEREQGITIDVAYRYFATPKRKFIIADTPGHIQYTRNMVTGASTANLAIVLIDVRKGVVEQTCRHSFIASLLRIPHIIVCINKMDLVDYSEEAFNKVVEQYHAFAGKIDVNDIRYVPVSALEGDNVVNDSVNMPWYKGESLLHTLETIHIGSDENHADARFPVQTVIRPHAEEYHDYRGYAGRIAGGIFKPGDKITVLPSGLTSAIKSIDTFAGPVDEAFAPMSVSITLEDDIDISRGDMIIKDDSEPVVSQDIDVMLCWMGSKGPRLGAKYHLKNTTREVMAIIKEVNYKLDINTMEKLENAGDIKMNEMARVRLRTTQPVVFDEYRKNRITGSLILVDEATNETVAAGTILV, from the coding sequence ATGGAACTATTACGTTTTACAACAGCCGGTAGTGTAGATGACGGAAAAAGCACGCTCATCGGCAGATTATTATACGATTCCAAATCAATCTTTGAAGATCAGATGGCAGCCGTAAAGCAATCGAGCGAAAGGAAGGGGCTACAACATATCGACTTGTCTTTACTTACTGATGGTTTACGTTCTGAGCGCGAACAGGGTATTACCATTGATGTAGCATACCGTTACTTTGCCACGCCAAAACGCAAATTTATAATTGCCGATACCCCAGGTCATATCCAATATACCCGTAATATGGTTACAGGTGCATCTACTGCCAACCTGGCCATTGTACTGATTGATGTGCGTAAGGGTGTTGTAGAACAAACCTGCAGGCACTCTTTCATAGCATCGCTGTTAAGGATACCGCATATTATTGTTTGCATTAACAAAATGGACCTGGTTGATTATTCTGAAGAAGCGTTTAACAAGGTTGTAGAACAATATCATGCGTTTGCCGGCAAAATTGATGTAAATGATATTCGCTATGTGCCTGTCAGTGCGCTGGAAGGCGATAACGTAGTGAACGATTCAGTAAACATGCCGTGGTATAAAGGCGAAAGCCTGCTGCATACACTGGAAACCATCCATATTGGCAGCGATGAAAACCATGCCGATGCACGTTTCCCGGTACAAACCGTGATACGCCCACATGCAGAAGAATATCATGATTACAGGGGATATGCAGGCCGTATAGCCGGTGGTATATTTAAACCAGGCGATAAAATAACCGTATTGCCTTCGGGATTAACGTCGGCTATCAAATCTATCGATACTTTTGCAGGCCCGGTAGACGAAGCTTTCGCGCCAATGTCTGTTTCTATCACTTTAGAGGATGATATTGATATCAGTCGCGGCGATATGATCATAAAAGACGACAGTGAGCCCGTGGTAAGCCAGGATATTGATGTGATGCTTTGCTGGATGGGATCAAAAGGCCCGCGTCTGGGGGCTAAATACCACTTAAAAAATACTACCCGCGAAGTGATGGCTATTATTAAAGAAGTTAATTATAAGCTCGACATTAACACGATGGAAAAGCTTGAAAATGCCGGCGATATTAAAATGAACGAGATGGCCCGCGTGCGTTTACGTACTACCCAGCCCGTAGTTTTTGATGAATACAGGAAAAACCGTATCACAGGTTCATTGATCCTGGTTGATGAGGCTACTAACGAAACCGTAGCCGCAGGGACCATATTGGTATAA
- the rfbC gene encoding dTDP-4-dehydrorhamnose 3,5-epimerase, translating into MTITSTPIDGLIVLTPRIFNDDRGYFFESFNENSFKDFAGYPVHFVQDNQSFSTKGVLRGLHFQKGQHAQSKLVRVTQGEVLDVAVDLRKGSATYGQHYSIRLSADNHQQFFIPRGFAHGFIVLSDTAIFQYKCDNYYNKQSEGGLHYADTDLAIDWILPYDELLVSDKDKELPFLKDAPDFEF; encoded by the coding sequence ATGACCATAACCTCCACCCCGATTGACGGGCTTATTGTTTTAACGCCACGTATTTTCAACGATGACCGGGGCTATTTTTTCGAATCGTTTAATGAAAATTCTTTTAAAGATTTTGCTGGTTATCCGGTTCATTTTGTACAGGACAACCAGTCATTTTCAACTAAAGGAGTATTGCGTGGCCTTCATTTTCAAAAAGGCCAGCATGCCCAATCCAAATTGGTTAGAGTAACACAAGGCGAAGTATTAGATGTCGCAGTCGATCTGCGTAAAGGTTCGGCTACCTACGGGCAACACTACAGCATACGGTTGTCTGCCGACAATCATCAGCAGTTTTTTATCCCGAGGGGATTTGCGCATGGGTTTATTGTATTAAGCGATACTGCCATTTTTCAATACAAGTGCGATAATTATTATAATAAACAATCAGAAGGCGGATTGCATTATGCCGATACCGATTTGGCTATTGATTGGATTTTGCCTTATGATGAACTGCTGGTTTCGGATAAGGACAAAGAATTGCCATTTTTGAAAGATGCCCCTGATTTTGAATTTTAA
- a CDS encoding CCA tRNA nucleotidyltransferase: MKAHLQHPIFSIISKLAAEHDQQVYAIGGFVRDIFLHRPSKDIDIVIIGNGITFAETVAAKLKVKVAVYKNFGTASLKYHDLEIEFVGARKESYRRDSRKPIVENGTLQDDQKRRDFTINALAISLHPDTFGELLDPFGGVADLEKKLIRTPLNPAETFSDDPLRMMRAIRFASQLNFRIDDIAVDAIKNNADRINIISQERITDELNKIILSPVPSIGFNYLFDTGLLHKIFPQMTNLYGVDYIDGKGHKDNFYHTLQVLDNISETTTDLWLRWAAILHDIAKPATKRFEAGHGWTFHGHEDRGARMVPKIFAQLKLPLNEKMKQVQKLVQLHLRPIVLSQSIVTDSAVRRLLFEAGDDIEALMLLCKADITTKNEYKVKKYRNNFELVQQKLKDVEERDSIRNWQPPVTGIDIMQLFGIKEGREVGIIKNQIREAILEGEIPNNREAAIQFTIAKGLEIGLKVVAAQN; the protein is encoded by the coding sequence ATGAAAGCCCACCTGCAGCATCCCATATTTTCTATCATATCAAAACTTGCAGCCGAGCATGATCAGCAGGTTTATGCTATCGGGGGCTTTGTACGCGATATTTTTTTACACCGCCCGTCAAAGGATATCGACATTGTTATTATAGGCAATGGCATAACCTTTGCCGAAACCGTGGCGGCAAAACTTAAGGTAAAAGTTGCTGTATACAAAAATTTCGGTACCGCGTCGCTTAAATACCATGATCTGGAGATTGAGTTTGTCGGTGCCCGCAAAGAGTCATATCGCCGTGATTCGCGCAAACCCATTGTGGAGAACGGCACCCTGCAAGACGATCAGAAACGCCGCGATTTTACTATCAATGCACTGGCCATATCCCTGCATCCCGACACTTTTGGCGAATTACTTGACCCATTTGGTGGCGTTGCCGATCTGGAGAAAAAGCTGATCAGGACGCCCCTCAACCCGGCCGAAACCTTTTCTGACGATCCATTACGCATGATGCGGGCCATCAGATTTGCCTCACAGCTAAATTTCAGGATTGATGATATTGCAGTGGATGCTATTAAAAACAATGCCGACCGTATCAATATTATCTCGCAGGAACGGATAACGGATGAACTTAATAAGATCATCCTGTCGCCAGTGCCATCTATAGGCTTTAATTATTTGTTTGATACCGGCCTGCTGCATAAAATATTCCCACAGATGACCAACCTTTACGGGGTTGATTATATTGACGGTAAAGGTCATAAAGATAATTTTTACCACACTTTGCAGGTACTCGATAATATCAGCGAAACCACTACCGACCTGTGGTTGCGCTGGGCTGCCATATTGCATGATATTGCCAAACCTGCCACCAAGCGCTTTGAAGCCGGTCACGGCTGGACGTTTCATGGCCATGAAGATCGTGGCGCCCGCATGGTTCCTAAAATATTTGCCCAGTTAAAACTACCGCTGAACGAAAAAATGAAGCAGGTGCAAAAACTGGTACAGCTGCATTTACGACCAATTGTGTTATCGCAATCCATCGTTACCGATTCGGCAGTACGCAGGCTGCTTTTTGAGGCTGGGGATGACATAGAGGCACTTATGCTGTTGTGTAAAGCAGACATAACTACCAAAAACGAATATAAGGTTAAAAAATATCGTAACAATTTTGAGCTTGTTCAACAAAAATTAAAAGATGTTGAAGAGCGCGACAGCATCAGAAATTGGCAGCCTCCCGTTACCGGGATCGATATTATGCAACTTTTTGGTATAAAAGAAGGCCGGGAAGTAGGCATTATTAAAAATCAGATACGCGAAGCCATACTTGAAGGCGAAATTCCTAACAATCGTGAAGCTGCCATTCAATTTACAATTGCCAAGGGTTTGGAAATTGGCTTAAAAGTTGTGGCAGCACAAAATTGA
- the miaA gene encoding tRNA (adenosine(37)-N6)-dimethylallyltransferase MiaA: MKTLIVVAGPTAVGKTAAAIELAKHFNTVVVSADSRQFFREMAIGTAKPNAAELAAVKHYFIDSHSIAEPFSVGDFEKQGLALLDELFKTHHHVVLAGGSGLYIKAICEGFDELPTTDPAIREKLNRELEETGIASLQQKLKLADPDYYNEVDLGNPQRIIRALEVFESSGKPISSYRQATVNKRPFRIIKLALNLPREVLYNRINERVDVMIQQGLLAEVKALLPHRHLNALNTVGYTELFDYFDGKTSLEKAIEMIKQNTRRFAKRQLTWFRKDSSFHWFQASDADVISQMMNMIENQENID; this comes from the coding sequence ATGAAAACCCTTATTGTTGTTGCAGGCCCTACAGCCGTGGGTAAAACAGCGGCGGCAATTGAGCTGGCTAAACACTTTAATACCGTTGTGGTATCGGCCGATTCAAGGCAGTTTTTCAGGGAGATGGCTATTGGTACCGCCAAACCAAACGCGGCAGAACTGGCAGCCGTAAAACATTACTTTATTGATTCACACTCGATTGCCGAACCCTTTTCGGTAGGTGATTTTGAAAAACAGGGGCTTGCATTGCTTGATGAACTTTTTAAAACCCATCATCATGTTGTTTTGGCAGGCGGCTCTGGTTTATACATTAAAGCCATTTGCGAAGGTTTTGACGAACTACCCACTACTGATCCGGCTATACGCGAAAAACTAAACCGTGAATTGGAAGAAACTGGCATTGCCAGCCTGCAGCAAAAGTTAAAACTGGCAGATCCGGATTATTACAATGAAGTAGATTTGGGAAACCCTCAGCGTATTATCAGGGCGCTGGAGGTTTTTGAGAGCTCGGGTAAACCCATTTCATCATACCGGCAGGCCACAGTGAACAAGCGTCCGTTTCGTATTATTAAACTGGCCCTTAACCTCCCGCGCGAAGTGCTGTACAACCGCATAAACGAGCGTGTAGATGTTATGATACAACAAGGTCTGCTGGCCGAAGTAAAAGCCCTGCTCCCCCACCGTCATTTAAACGCTCTAAACACCGTGGGCTATACTGAATTGTTTGATTATTTTGACGGAAAAACCAGCCTTGAAAAAGCAATTGAAATGATAAAACAAAACACCAGGCGTTTTGCCAAGCGGCAGCTCACCTGGTTCCGCAAAGACAGTTCTTTCCATTGGTTCCAGGCCAGCGACGCAGATGTGATCAGCCAGATGATGAACATGATAGAAAATCAGGAAAACATAGATTAA
- the fcl gene encoding GDP-L-fucose synthase: MDKNSKIYIAGHNGMVGSAITAKLRENGFDNLLLRSSKELDLRNQQAVADFFEQEKPDYVFLAAAKVGGIVANNTYRADFLYDNLIMECNIIHSAYVTDVKKLMFLGSSCIYPKLAPQPLKEEYLLTGPLEYTNEPYAIAKIAGIKLCENYREQYGCNFISVMPTNLYGTGDNYHSTNSHVLPALIRRFHEAKLNGEKTVTIWGTGNPKREFLYADDLAEACLFLMESYNEKELINVGTGEDLSIAELANLVKNVVGFEGELFFDTSKPDGTPRKLMDVSKLHNLGWKHHTALTEGILLAYHDFIDKHTFNHER, encoded by the coding sequence ATGGACAAAAATAGTAAAATATATATAGCAGGCCACAATGGGATGGTTGGCTCGGCAATAACAGCCAAGCTTCGCGAAAATGGTTTCGATAACCTGTTGCTCAGAAGTTCTAAAGAGCTCGATCTGCGAAACCAGCAGGCGGTAGCTGATTTTTTTGAACAAGAAAAGCCAGATTACGTTTTTTTAGCCGCTGCAAAAGTTGGCGGGATAGTAGCCAATAATACTTACCGCGCCGACTTTTTATATGATAACCTCATCATGGAGTGTAATATCATACACTCGGCCTATGTTACAGACGTAAAAAAGTTGATGTTTTTGGGTAGCTCCTGCATTTATCCTAAACTGGCCCCCCAACCTTTAAAAGAGGAATACCTGCTTACAGGTCCGTTGGAATACACTAACGAGCCTTATGCTATAGCAAAAATTGCCGGTATAAAGCTTTGCGAAAATTACCGCGAACAATACGGTTGTAACTTTATCAGTGTAATGCCAACTAATTTGTATGGTACCGGCGATAATTATCATTCCACTAATTCGCATGTTTTGCCGGCACTGATCCGTAGGTTTCATGAAGCAAAGCTCAATGGCGAAAAAACAGTTACCATATGGGGTACCGGTAACCCAAAAAGGGAGTTTCTTTATGCAGATGACCTGGCCGAAGCTTGCTTGTTCTTAATGGAGAGTTACAACGAAAAAGAACTGATCAATGTAGGTACGGGCGAAGATCTGAGCATTGCTGAACTAGCAAACCTTGTAAAAAATGTCGTTGGCTTTGAAGGCGAACTATTTTTTGATACCTCAAAGCCCGATGGCACGCCGCGTAAATTAATGGATGTAAGTAAATTACATAACCTGGGCTGGAAACATCACACGGCTTTAACAGAAGGCATTTTATTAGCCTATCACGATTTTATAGATAAGCATACCTTTAATCACGAAAGATAA
- a CDS encoding type IV pilin protein, whose translation MRYLKPFPNKRLKAYTMSEILVVLIIIGILSFLALPYLLSVVTRAKSTEAKLQLEHLQTLEKSYFYEYSKYTTDFDELGFVQEKLVTDGQDARANYRIEITSANNTGFTARATAVVDFNGNGTFNVWEINENKVLKEVTKD comes from the coding sequence GTGAGATACCTTAAACCTTTTCCGAACAAACGCCTGAAAGCTTATACCATGTCAGAGATCCTGGTGGTGCTGATCATTATCGGTATACTTTCTTTTCTTGCCCTGCCTTACTTGTTGTCCGTGGTGACCCGGGCCAAGTCGACGGAAGCCAAACTGCAACTGGAACACCTGCAGACTCTGGAAAAAAGCTATTTTTACGAGTACTCCAAATATACCACAGATTTTGATGAGCTGGGATTTGTCCAGGAGAAGCTGGTCACTGACGGTCAGGACGCCCGGGCCAATTACCGGATCGAGATCACCAGCGCGAACAACACCGGGTTTACCGCCCGCGCCACCGCCGTGGTGGACTTTAACGGCAACGGTACCTTCAATGTGTGGGAGATCAATGAAAACAAGGTTCTGAAAGAAGTTACCAAAGATTGA